The nucleotide window GCACGGGCTACCGGTCCGTTGTCGCGCGGGCCTTCGGCTCAGCGACTTGCCCCGCCCCGCCGGTGCTACGCCAGGATCTCCTTCACCACTCGACCGTGGACATCGGTAAGCCGGTAATCGCGGCCCTGGAACTTGTACGTGAGCCGCTCGTGATCGATCCCGAGCAGGTGCAGCATCGTTGCGTGGAGGTCGTGAACCGGGAAGACCTTCTCCTCGGCGTTGTACCCGAACTCGTCGGTCGCGCCGTAGCTGACCCCGCCCTTGATGCCGCCGCCTGCGAGCAGCACGCTGAACCCCTTCATGTGGTGGTCGCGGCCGTTCCCGCCCTGCGACATCGGCGTGCGCCCGAACTCGCCCGTCAACACGATGAGCGTGTCCTCGAACATCCCGAGCCGCTTCAGGTCCTTGATGAGTGCGGCCAGCGGCGCGTCGATTTCCTCGATCTTCAGTTTGATGCCGTCCTTTACCCCGCCGTGGTGGTCCCAATCGCGGTGGTAGAGTTGGATGAACCGCACGCCCTTCTGGGCCATCCGGCGCGCGAGCAGGCAGTTGGCCGCGAACGACCCGTCCGCGCCCTTCGTGCCGTAGCTCTCGAGCACCTTCGCCGGCTCCTTTGACAGGTCCATCAGTTCGGGAACGCTCGTCTGCATCCGGAACGCCAGCTCGTACTGCCCGATGCGGGTGGCGATCTCGGGGTCGTCCACTGCCGCGTTCTGCATCTGGTTCAGGCGTGCGACCGCGTCGATTACGTCCTTCTGCTGCTCCGCGCCCACCCCGGGCGGGTTGGTCAGGTACAGCACCGGGTCGCCCTTACCCCGCAGTTGCACGCCCTGAAACTTGCCCGGAAGGAACCCCGCCGACCACTGGCGCGACGCGATCGGCTGGTTCTGCCCGCCGCGGCCGTTCGAGGTCATCACCACGAACCCGGGCAGGTCGGCCGACTCACTCCCGATGCCGTAGGTGAGCCAGCTCCCCATGCTCGGGCGGCCCGACACGCTGGAGCCGCTGTTCATGAACGTGTGCGCCGGGTCGTGGTTGATCGCCTCCGTTTTGCACGAGCGGACCACGCACAGGTCGTCCGCGACCTCGGGCAGGAACTTGAACAGCTCGTTCATCTCCTGTCCGCTCTGGCCGTGCTTCTTGAAGCCCCACTGCGGGCCGAAGCAGGTCAGCTTTGCCCCCTGGAGCTGCGCGATCGGCTGGCCCTTGGTCACGCTCTCGGGCATCGGCTGGCCGTGCCGCTTGGCGAGTTCGGGCTTGTGGTCGAACAGTTCGAGGTGACTGGCGCCGCCGGCCATCACCATAAAGATGACCCGCTTGGCCTTCGGCGGGACGTGCGGCTTCGTAACCACGCCGCGCGGCGGCGGAGTAGCCCCGGCAACGGCCTGTGGCAGCAGCGAGGAGAGTGCGAGCGCGCCGACTCCGCGGCACGATTGTGTGAGGAACGTGCGGCGCTGGTGCAATCGGATCGCGGCGAGGAGATCGGCGTTCATGGCGAGGGTCCGGCGGGGCGGGTCAGCGGGTCAGAGCCTGGCGCAACTTCTCTTTCGGGTACTCGACGGCGTAGACGGTCAGCGCACCGTAAGCGACGAGCAACAGCGCGACGGTCGCGATCAACACGACGGCTTGAGCCGCACCGGTTCGCCGCAGCGCCCAGATCGCAGCGAAATCCGCGGCCAGTGCCGCTCCGGCGGCGAGCCCCAGCGCCCACCAGTAGTCCGCTACGAGAGTCGAAAGGCTCACAACGAACCGGGTGGCCTTGGGCAGCGTGAGGGCGTACCGGTCGAAGACCTGCGCCGCCGGCGGCACGTAAATGACGTAAAGGACGAACAGCCCGAACAGAAGCGCCGCGTGCAGTGCGACGCCCCAGGCCGAGGTGCCGAACCCGCGCGGCGGCGGTGCGTATGACGCGCTCATCGCTGACTCCCTCACGGCCTCGTGATCGTCTCGTGCAGGTTCAGGACGACACGACATACGCTCACCCACGCGGCCAGCTCTTCGGGCTTGGCGTCCTTCGGCGGGGCCGCGTCGCCGACCGCGAGCAGCTTCTTCGCCTCGTCGGGCTTCGCGGCGAACTGCCGGCGGTGCTTGTTCAGTACGCCCGTCAGCACCTGAACCTCTTCAGGCTTCGGTACCCGTCCGGTGGCCCGCTCGAACGCCCACGCCGTTCGCGCCCCATCGCCGGCCCCGCCTTCTCGAAGCGTCTTCGCCGCGAAGGCGTTCGCCGCTTCCACGAACTCCGGGTCGTTGAGCAGCACGAGCGCCTGCTGCGGGATGTTCGATTTCGGGCGGTCGCAGGTACACTCTTCGCGGCTAGGAGCGTCGAACGCGACCATCGCCGGGTGCGGAAAGGACCGCTGCCAGTGCGTGTACATGCCGCGGCGGTACACCTTGTCGCCGGCGTCCTTCTGCCACTCGCGTGCCGGGAAGTTGAGCGCCGCCCAGTACCCCGCAGGCTGGTACGGTTTCACACTCGCGCCGCCGACCTGCGGGTTCAGTAGCCCGCTCACGCGCAGCGCCGTATCGCGGATGAACTCGGCGTCGAGGCGCTGGCGGGTCTGGCGCGCGAACAGCTTGTTCATGGGGTCGCGCTCGCGCACGGCCGGCGTCTCCGCCGACGACTGGCGGTAGGTGGAGGAGAGAACCATGAGCCGGGCCAAGCCCTTCACGTCCCATTTGGCCGCGAACTCGGTTGCGAGCCAGTCGAGCAGTTCCGGGTGTGTCGGCAGTTCGCCCTGAACGCCGGTTTCTTCGAGCGACCGCGCGAGGCCGTACCCGAAGAACACACGCCACAGCCGGTTCGCAGTCGCGCGGGCGGTGAGCGGGTTCTCGGGCGACACGGTCCAGCGCGCGAGGTCGAGCCGCGTGTACCGCGCCCGGCCCGCGGGGAGCGGCGGGAGCGGTGGCAGGAACGCGGGCGTGTTCGGCTTCACCTCCGGCCCGCTGTCGTCGAGCCAGTTGCCGCGCGGCAGCACGCGGACCGTGCGCGGCGGGCCGCTCTGCGTCATGAGAACGCGCGGAATGGTCTTGTCGAACGCCGCTCGCGCGGCGGTCGCGCCGTCGAGCGCGTCGCGATCGGCCTTGAAGTCGGGCGCGTTGTCGCGAGCGAACACCGCGAGCCGCCCGACTTCCGCGGACGAGCGCTTATCGGGCGACTTTGCCAGAATCGCCCTCACGTCTGCCGAAACGACCACCCGCGCGGGTTCCTTCTTCACGGTCGCGGGGTTCGGCCATTTCTCCACGTCAGCGAACGCGTCGTCATCAGCCGCAAACGCCTTTGCTGCGGCTTCGAGCTTCGCGGACGCGATCCGGACGTTCCGCACGAGGCGATTCAGTTCGCTTTCCTGCTCCGCGGTCATGATGGGCGTCCCGGGGCCGCGCCCGCCCACCGCCGGCTCCTGGATATCGGCGAAGAACGCCGCCACGGAGTAAAAATCGGCCTGCGTGTACGGGTCGAACTTGTGGTTGTGGCACTCGGCGCACATGAGCGTGCCGCCGAGCCACACCTGCCCGTAGTTGCGGACGCGGTCGGCGGAGTACTTGGCGATATACTCCTTCGCCTGCGCCCCGCCCTCTTCGGTCGTTTGCAGCAGCCGGTTGTACGCGCTGGCGACCTTTTGTTGCAGCGTCGCGTTCGGCAACAGGTCTCCCGCGAGTTGCTCAACGGTGAACTGGTTGAACGGCTTGTTCTCGTTGAAACTGCGGATCACGTAGTCGCGGTACGGCGACACGTTCATCGGGTTGTCGCTGTGGTAGCCGATGCTGTCGGCGTACCGCACGAGGTCGAGCCACCACACCGCCATGCGCTCGCCGAAGTGAGGGGACGCGAGCAGCTTGTCGACCAGTTTCTCGTAAGCGTCAGGCGCCTCATCGTTCACGAAAGCTCGCACCTCTTCGGGAGCGGGCGGGAGCCCGGTGAGGTCGAACGAGAGGCGCCGGATCAGCGTGACGCGGTCCGCCTCTTTGGCAGGCGCCACCTGTTCCGCCGCGAGGCGCGCGAGGATGAACTTGTCGATCACGTTTCGTGCCGCGGGGCCAACGTCCGGCACCGCCGGGCGGGTCAGTTGTGCAAACGCCCAGTGACCGGAGTACTTCGCACCCTCCGCGATCCACCGCTTCAGCGTGGCGATCTGCCGTCCGGTGAGCGGCGGCTTCTTCAGCTTCGCCGGCGGCATCCGCAGTTCGTCTTCGGTCGTGCAGATGCGCGTGATGATCTCGCTCGCGTCCGGTTTCCCGGGCACGAACGCCCCGGCCTTCAGCGCCGCCTCGCGGACATCAAGGCGCAAGTTCGCTTTGCGGGTCTTCTCGTCCGGCCCGTGGCACTGAAAGCACTGGTTCGACAGGATAGGGCGAACGTCGCGGGCAAAATCGACCGGCGGCTCTGGGGCGGCGCGGGCGGTTGCTGGGCAAAGGGCGCATGCGAGAA belongs to Gemmata obscuriglobus and includes:
- a CDS encoding PSD1 and planctomycete cytochrome C domain-containing protein, producing the protein MRPLLLLACALCPATARAAPEPPVDFARDVRPILSNQCFQCHGPDEKTRKANLRLDVREAALKAGAFVPGKPDASEIITRICTTEDELRMPPAKLKKPPLTGRQIATLKRWIAEGAKYSGHWAFAQLTRPAVPDVGPAARNVIDKFILARLAAEQVAPAKEADRVTLIRRLSFDLTGLPPAPEEVRAFVNDEAPDAYEKLVDKLLASPHFGERMAVWWLDLVRYADSIGYHSDNPMNVSPYRDYVIRSFNENKPFNQFTVEQLAGDLLPNATLQQKVASAYNRLLQTTEEGGAQAKEYIAKYSADRVRNYGQVWLGGTLMCAECHNHKFDPYTQADFYSVAAFFADIQEPAVGGRGPGTPIMTAEQESELNRLVRNVRIASAKLEAAAKAFAADDDAFADVEKWPNPATVKKEPARVVVSADVRAILAKSPDKRSSAEVGRLAVFARDNAPDFKADRDALDGATAARAAFDKTIPRVLMTQSGPPRTVRVLPRGNWLDDSGPEVKPNTPAFLPPLPPLPAGRARYTRLDLARWTVSPENPLTARATANRLWRVFFGYGLARSLEETGVQGELPTHPELLDWLATEFAAKWDVKGLARLMVLSSTYRQSSAETPAVRERDPMNKLFARQTRQRLDAEFIRDTALRVSGLLNPQVGGASVKPYQPAGYWAALNFPAREWQKDAGDKVYRRGMYTHWQRSFPHPAMVAFDAPSREECTCDRPKSNIPQQALVLLNDPEFVEAANAFAAKTLREGGAGDGARTAWAFERATGRVPKPEEVQVLTGVLNKHRRQFAAKPDEAKKLLAVGDAAPPKDAKPEELAAWVSVCRVVLNLHETITRP
- a CDS encoding DUF1501 domain-containing protein; amino-acid sequence: MNADLLAAIRLHQRRTFLTQSCRGVGALALSSLLPQAVAGATPPPRGVVTKPHVPPKAKRVIFMVMAGGASHLELFDHKPELAKRHGQPMPESVTKGQPIAQLQGAKLTCFGPQWGFKKHGQSGQEMNELFKFLPEVADDLCVVRSCKTEAINHDPAHTFMNSGSSVSGRPSMGSWLTYGIGSESADLPGFVVMTSNGRGGQNQPIASRQWSAGFLPGKFQGVQLRGKGDPVLYLTNPPGVGAEQQKDVIDAVARLNQMQNAAVDDPEIATRIGQYELAFRMQTSVPELMDLSKEPAKVLESYGTKGADGSFAANCLLARRMAQKGVRFIQLYHRDWDHHGGVKDGIKLKIEEIDAPLAALIKDLKRLGMFEDTLIVLTGEFGRTPMSQGGNGRDHHMKGFSVLLAGGGIKGGVSYGATDEFGYNAEEKVFPVHDLHATMLHLLGIDHERLTYKFQGRDYRLTDVHGRVVKEILA